A stretch of the Methanobacteriaceae archaeon genome encodes the following:
- the lysA gene encoding diaminopimelate decarboxylase, whose amino-acid sequence MNLHFKTNEKGNLDIGGADALELAQNYGTPLYVIDEMRVRENYQKVQQAFSAEYEDFQIFYAAKANTNLAVMRILEQEGSGIDAVSPGEIYTALLAGFEPERILFTGNNVTTEELKYALEAGVRINLDSVSMLERLAELPGAEGTKISFRVNPMVGAGHHDHCITGGELSKFGIMEHEAVEVYQKSQELGFNPVGIHTHIGSGILDPEPFKLAVQVLMDVAGRVHNEAGVKFEFIDFGGGLGIPYTPEESLLDIENFAKEIVALYKDKLNEHSIGNPTMCIEPGRYIVGDAAYLLTRVNTVKQSYRKFIGVDAGFNTLLRPTMYGSYHHILVADKPLAEPTESVDVAGNICESGDLFARDRPLPDIQEGDVLAIMNAGAYAFSMASQYNSRPRPAEVMVSDGQADVIREKETFADLLSKQNLPLRFLK is encoded by the coding sequence ATGAACTTACACTTTAAGACCAATGAAAAAGGCAATCTGGACATTGGTGGTGCCGATGCTCTTGAACTTGCCCAAAATTATGGAACACCTCTTTATGTAATAGATGAAATGAGAGTACGGGAAAACTACCAGAAAGTACAACAGGCATTCAGTGCAGAATATGAGGACTTCCAAATATTCTACGCTGCCAAGGCCAACACCAACCTGGCAGTTATGCGGATACTGGAGCAGGAAGGTAGTGGTATTGATGCTGTATCCCCTGGAGAGATATACACCGCTCTTCTGGCAGGTTTTGAACCAGAACGGATTCTTTTCACTGGGAATAATGTTACCACCGAGGAGCTAAAATACGCCCTTGAGGCTGGAGTGCGCATAAACCTGGACTCCGTATCCATGCTGGAACGACTGGCAGAACTTCCTGGAGCAGAGGGGACAAAAATATCCTTCCGTGTGAACCCTATGGTGGGAGCTGGCCATCATGACCACTGCATAACTGGTGGTGAGCTTTCAAAATTTGGTATTATGGAACATGAAGCAGTTGAAGTCTACCAAAAATCCCAGGAGCTTGGTTTCAATCCAGTAGGAATTCATACACATATTGGTTCCGGTATTCTTGATCCTGAACCATTTAAACTGGCAGTTCAGGTGCTGATGGATGTGGCGGGACGAGTGCATAACGAAGCTGGGGTGAAATTCGAGTTCATAGACTTCGGGGGAGGTTTAGGAATACCTTACACTCCTGAAGAATCTTTGCTGGATATTGAAAACTTTGCTAAGGAGATAGTAGCTCTTTACAAGGATAAATTAAACGAACACAGTATTGGTAACCCCACCATGTGCATAGAACCCGGAAGATACATTGTAGGAGACGCAGCCTATCTTTTGACCAGAGTAAACACTGTTAAACAGAGTTACAGGAAATTTATAGGAGTGGATGCTGGTTTCAACACACTGTTACGTCCCACCATGTACGGATCCTACCATCACATACTGGTGGCGGACAAACCCCTGGCAGAGCCTACAGAGAGCGTTGATGTGGCCGGGAATATCTGTGAATCTGGAGATCTTTTCGCCAGAGACCGGCCCCTGCCTGATATCCAGGAAGGAGATGTTCTGGCTATTATGAATGCTGGAGCGTACGCTTTCAGTATGGCCAGCCAGTACAATTCAAGACCAAGACCAGCT